One Setaria viridis chromosome 3, Setaria_viridis_v4.0, whole genome shotgun sequence DNA window includes the following coding sequences:
- the LOC117850749 gene encoding rho GDP-dissociation inhibitor 1: protein MDKEENKEASVSISNNDTDTNDFEDDDYDDDDGKHTVALGPQVPLKDHLELDKDDDSLRRWKEQLLGDVDTTKLGETAEPEVTILNLTILSPERPDLVLPIPLVLDDKGYAFALKDGSTYSFRFSFTVSNNIVSGLRYTHNVWKTGVRVENQKVMLGTYSPQQEPYTYEAEEDTTPSGIFARGSYSAKLKFVDDDGKVYLDMSYCFEIRKDWPASA from the exons ATGGATAAGGAGGAGAATAAGGAAGCATCAGTGAGCATTAGCAACAATGACACAGACACCAATGATTTTGAGGATGACgactatgatgatgatgatgggaaGCACACCGTGGCGCTTGGTCCTCAGGTTCCCCTCAAGGACCACCTTGAGCTCGACAAG GATGATGACAGCCTAAGGAGGTGGAAAGAGCAGCTCCTTGGAGATGTTGATACCACTAAGCTTGGAG AGACTGCAGAACCAGAGGtgaccatattgaatttgaccaTCCTAAGTCCAGAGCGACCGGATCTGGTTCTGCCGATCCCACTTGTGCTGGATGACAAGGGGTACGCATTCGCGCTCAAGGATGGGAGCACCTACAGTTTCCGCTTCTCCTTCACTGTCTCCAACAACATTGTGTCTGGTCTCAGATACACACACAACGTCTGGAAGACTGGAGTAAGAG TGGAAAATCAGAAGGTGATGCTGGGGACCTACAGTCCTCAGCAGGAGCCTTACACATACGAGGCCGAGGAAGATACGACACCAAGCGGCATCTTTGCAAGGGGTTCATATTCTGCAAAGCTGAAG TTCGTGGACGATGATGGGAAAGTCTACCTGGACATGAGCTACTGCTTCGAGATCCGAAAGGATTGGCCAGCCTCGGCCTGA
- the LOC117850746 gene encoding histone deacetylase HDT2 — MEFWGLEVKPGTTVKCEPGEGYILHLSQAALGESKKSDNALMYVKVDDQKLAIGTLSLDKYPQIQFDLVFDKEFELSHTSKAASVFFSGYKVEQPGEVDEMDFDSEEDEDEEEELENPVIKANGKAGAKEDQKSQGKAGAAASKSSAAVKDVEMKSKDDDDSDEDETDDSDDDDLSAEEGDDDDSSDEGDSSEDDEDSEEEEEETPTPKKPEGGKKRAAENALKTPVSDKKAKVATPSGQKTGGKKGVTHVATPHPAKKTPANNDKSKEKSPKSGGSVPCKSCSKTFNSEMALQAHSKAKHGAK, encoded by the exons atggAGTTCTGGG GTCTTGAAGTCAAGCCTGGAACCACTGTTAAGTGTGAGCCTGGTGAAGGCTATATCCTGCACCTTTCCCAG GCTGCTCTTGGGGAATCAAAGAAAAGTGACAATGCTTTGATGTATGTCAAGGTTGATGATCAGAAGCTAGCCATTGGTACCCTGTCACTTGACAAATACCCCCAAATCCAATTTGATTTGGTATTTGACAAAGAGTTTGAGCTGTCACACACCTCAAAAGCTGCCAGTGTGTTCTTCTCTGGTTACAAGGTTGAGCAACCTGGTGAGGTAGATGA AATGGATTTTGAttctgaagaagatgaag atgaggaggaagagctggaaaATCCAGTAATCAAGGCAAATG GCAAAGCTGGAGCAAAGGAGGATCAGAAAAGTCAAGGGAAGGCAGGGGCTGCAGCTTCAAAATCAAGTGCTGCTGTAAAGGATGTTGAAATGAAAAGCAAGGATGATGATGACAGTGATGAGGATGAGActgatgattctgatgatgatgatttatCTGCTGAGGAAGGCGATGATGAT GACTCTAGCGATGAGGGTGATTCCagtgaggatgatgaggacagtgaagaggaggaggaagaaactcCAACTCCCAAGAAG CCAGAGGGAGGCAAGAAGAGAGCAGCCGAGAATGCTCTGAAAACACCCGTTTCTGATAAGAAAGCGAAGGTCGCCACACCGTCTGGCCAAAAGACAG GTGGCAAGAAGGGTGTTACCCATGTGGCAACTCCACACCCAGCAAAAAAGACCCCTGCGAACAATGACAAGTCTAaggagaagtccccgaaatccGGTGGTTCTGTACCGTGCAAATCATGCAGCAA GACATTCAACAGCGAGATGGCTCTGCAGGCTCACTCCAAGGCCAAGCATGGCGCTAAGTGA
- the LOC117850748 gene encoding reticulon-like protein B12: MSIPAHHSRTSLLRLPGWLSGEAATAKPTDFLVVRKFWRSSPWIVRPVLRFGSTSCSCFELLASKPPIPFDLTRFPSPPSSMDARITSGGGTCVVGEFVWDVVLWRRGRADVSACLLAATAASWLLFYGAGRGYTALSVASDVLLLLLTVLFLWAKAARLLNRPAPPVPEMRVPQHAVDEAAALLRAALDAVLSGFHDIATGRDSVLFCQVFLCLWAVSIVGSLTDFPTFCYTSIVAALTLPALYQKYQECVDTYMKFAYLNLRMYEKVYERFSMKCFIRVRDWVMEILKDP; encoded by the exons ATGTCGATTCCAGCTCATCATTCGCGCACGTCTCTTCTTCGTCTCCCGGGCTGGCTGTCAGGGGAGGCAGCAACAGCGAAGCCTACTGATTTTTTGGTTGTGAGGAAATTTTGGAGGAGCAGCCCATGGATCGTCCGTCCTGTACTTCGATTCGGTTCCACTAGCTGTTCTTGCTTTGAACTCCTCGCCTCCAAGCCTCCAATTCCATTCGATTTGACTCggttcccctcccctccctcgtcCATGGATGCTCGGAtcaccagcggcggcgggacATGCGTCGTCGGAGAATTTG TGTGGGACGTGGTGCTGTGGCGCCGTGGCCGCGCCGACGTCAGCGCCTGCCTGCTGGCGGCGACCGCCGCCTCCTGGCTGCTCTTCTACGGCGCGGGCCGCGGCTACACCGCGCTCTCCGTCGCCTCCGACGTGCTGTTGCTCCTCCTGACGGTGCTCTTCCTCTGGGCCAAGGCCGCGCGCCTCCTCAACAGGCCGGCGCCCCCCGTCCCGGAGATGCGCGTCCCGCAGCACGCcgtggacgaggcggcggcgctgctgcgcgCCGCACTCGACGCCGTCCTCTCCGGCTTCCACGACATCGCCACGGGCAGGGACTCGGTTCTCTTCTGCCAGGTCTTCCTTTGCCTGTGGGCCGTCTCGATCGTCGGCAGCCTCACCGACTTCCCCACCTTCTGCTATACGA GTATCGTGGCTGCTCTGACCCTCCCGGCATTGTACCAGAAATACCAAGAATGCGTCGACACATACATGAAGTTTGCCTACCTGAACCTGCGCATGTACGAGAAGGTGTACGAGAGGTTCTCCATGAAATGCTTCATAAGGGTCAGGGATTGGGTCATGGAGATACTCAAGGATCCATGA
- the LOC117850745 gene encoding protein argonaute 4B, translated as MGSHDGEADELPPPPPVPPDVVPIKAEDVVGELPPNKPVKPKRVPMVRPGIGRKGQSIQLYSNHFKVSVKSTEDFFFHYHVNLKYEDDRPVDGKGIGRKVIDKLQQTYHSELSNKDFAYDGEKSLFTVGALPQKNNEFTVVLEDAATGKTAANGSPGGNDSPGGGDRKRVRRSYQPKTLKVELTYAAKIPMSAIVQVIRGEESENSLEALRVLDIILRQHSAKQGCLIVRQSFFHNNPSNFVDLGGGVVGCRGFHSSFRGTQSGLSLNIDVSTTMIVKPGPVIDFLLSNQKIDHPNKIDWQKAKRALKNLRIKTIHGNAEFKIFGLSERNCNEQTFPLKLRDGSNGDGDTIEITVYDYYMKKGIELRYSGDFPCINAGKAKRPTYFPIELCHLIPLQRYTKALSTLQRTSLVEKSRQKPEERMTALNDALQRSNYDSDPMLRSCGISVAPKFTQIEGRVLQAPKLKAGNGEDIFSRNGRWNFTNKKLFETCSVDKWAVVNFSARCDIGKLIHDLIRNASAKGIQMDQPFHMFEESPSMRRAPVSRRVDDMFEQIKSKLPGAPKFLLCLLPERKNCEVYGPWKRKCLAEFGIVTQCLAPTRVNDPYLLNLLMKINAKLGGMNSLLQIETSLAIPHVSKVPTIILGMDVSHGHPGQSDRPSIAAVVSSRQWPRISKYRASVHTQSPRLEMMSSLFKPRGTEDDGLIRESLIDFYTSSGKRKPDHVIIFRDGVSESQFTQVINIELDQIIEACKFLDEKWSPKFTVIVAQKNHHTKFFQTGSPDNVPPGTVVDSAVCHPRNFDFYMCAHAGAIGTSRPTHYHVLHDEIGFSADEMQEFVHSLSYVYQRSTTAISVVAPICYAHLAAAQVGTFLKFEEMSDASSSQGGHTSVGSVPVPELPRLHEKVRSSMFFC; from the exons ATGGGTTCTCATGATGGTGAGGCCGATGAGTTGCCACCACCCCCTCCGGTGCCACCAGATGTGGTGCCGATTAAAGCTGAAGATGTTGTGGGAGAATTGCCACcaaacaagccagtgaagccTAAGAGAGTACCAATGGTCAGGCCTGGTATAGGAAGAAAAGGGCAGTCAATCCAGCTCTATTCAAATCACTTTAAAGTTTCGGTGAAGAGTACTGAAGACTTTTTCTTTCACTATCAT GTGAATTTGAAGTATGAAGATGATCGACCTGTTGACGGGAAAGGGATAGGCAGAAAGGTGATTGATAAACTGCAGCAGACATATCACTCTGAGCTTTCTAACAAGGACTTCGCATATGATGGAGAAAAGAGCCTGTTTACAGTTGGCGCTCTTCCACAAAAAAACAATGAGTTCACTGTAGTTTTGGAGGATGCAGCTACTGGAAA GACTGCTGCCAATGGGAGCCCTGGAGGTAATGACAGTCCTGGAGGTGGTGACAGGAAGAGAGTGAGGAGGTCATACCAGCCGAAGACTTTGAAAGTTGAATTAACTTATGCAGCAAAAATTCCTATGAGTGCTATTGTTCAAGTCATTCGAGGCGAAGAATCAGAGAACTCCCTGGAGGCTCTTCGTGTTCTTGATATCATACTGAGGCAGCATTCTGCAAAACA GGGCTGTCTTATAGTGAGGCAATCATTTTTCCACAACAACCCTTCTAACTTTGTTGACTTGGGTGGTGGTGTGGTGGGTTGTCGTGGATTTCATTCAAGCTTCCGTGGCACACAGAGTGGGCTTTCCCTAAACATTG ATGTTTCAACAACAATGATTGTGAAGCCAGGCCCTGTTattgattttcttctttctaACCAGAAAATTGATCatcctaacaaaattgattGGCAAAAG GCCAAGCGTGCTCTCAAGAACTTGAGGATTAAAACAATTCATGGGAATGCAGAATTCAAGATTTTTGGTCTGAGTGAGAGGAATTGCAATGAACAGAC ATTTCCTCTAAAGCTGAGGGATGGCAGCAATGGAGATGGTGAtactattgaaataaccgtctatgacTACTATATGAAGAAAGGAATTGAACTGCGGTATTCTGGTGACTTTCCCTGTATAAATGCGGGGAAAGCAAAGCGCCCAACATATTTTCCGATCGAG CTGTGCCATCTTATTCCATTACAAAGATACACCAAAGCTTTATCTACACTACAAAGGACCTCCCTTGTTGAGAAGTCTAGACAGAAGCCTGAAGAAAGGATGACAGCCCTTAATGAT GCACTGCAACGCAGTAATTACGATTCCGACCCCATGCTGAGGTCTTGTGGCATTTCAGTTGCTCCAAAATTTACTCAAATTGAAGGAAGGGTCCTGCAAGCTCCGAAG CTGAAAGCCGGCAATGGTGAAGATATCTTCTCGCGAAATGGACGGTGGAATTTCACCAATAAG AAGCTATTTGAAACCTGCTCTGTGGATAAGTGGGCGGTTGTTAATTTCTCTGCACGTTGTGATATTGGGAAACTTATCCATGATCTGATCAGAAATGCATCTGCAAAGGGAATT CAAATGGACCAGCCTTTTCATATGTTTGAAGAGAGCCCCTCTATGAGGCGCGCCCCTGTGTCAAGAAGAGTGGATGATATGTTTGAGCAGATAAAATCGAAACTTCCTGGTGCTCCTAAGTTCCTCTTGtgccttcttcctgaaaggaaaaaTTGTGAAGTCTATG GTCCTTGGAAGAGAAAGTGCCTTGCTGAATTTGGTATTGTCACACAATGTCTAGCTCCAACAAGAGTCAATGATCCATACCTGCTTAATTTGCTGATGAAGATTAATGCAAAG CTTGGTGGTATGAATTCGTTGCTGCAAATTGAAACATCTCTTGCAATACCTCATGTGTCAAAAGTACCCACCATCATCTTGGGCATGGATGTGTCTCATGGGCATCCTGGACAATCTGATAGACCTTCGATTGCTGCG GTGGTTAGCTCTCGTCAGTGGCCTCGTATCTCTAAATATAGAGCATCGGTGCACACGCAATCCCCCAGGCTAGAAATGATGTCATCCTTGTTTAAGCCACGGGGAACTGAAGATGATGGCCTCATTCG GGAATCGCTGATTGACTTCTACACTAGCTCTGGGAAGCGAAAACCAGACCACGTTATTATTTTCAG GGATGGAGTTAGTGAGAGCCAGTTTACCCAAGTCATAAATATTGAGCTTGATCAGATCATTGAG GCATGCAAGTTTCTCGATGAGAAGTGGTCACCCAAGTTCACAGTGATTGTTGCTCAGAAAAATCATCATACCAAGTTTTTCCAGACTGGATCTCCAGATAATGTTCCTCCAG GTACTGTAGTGGACAGTGCGGTCTGCCATCCTAGGAACTTTGACTTCTACATGTGTGCACATGCTGGGGCGATT GGAACATCAAGGCCCACACATTATCATGTTCTGCACGATGAGATAGGCTTCTCTGCTGATGAAATGCAGGAGTTTGTTCATTCGCTCTCTTATGT GTATCAAAGGAGCACAACGGCCATCTCAGTAG TTGCTCCAATCTGCTATGCCCATCTCGCTGCAGCCCAGGTCGGCACGTTCCTGAAATTTGAGGAGATGTCAGATGCGTCCTCCAGCCAGGGAGGGCATACCTCGGTGGGCAGTGTTCCTGTGCCAGAGCTGCCACGCCTGCACGAGAAAGTCAGGAGCTCCATGTTCTTCTGCTGA
- the LOC117847590 gene encoding putative RING-H2 finger protein ATL12, whose amino-acid sequence MALPPQLFLPLLAVVLSAAACSAAAQPTTAEAAPDNNNTPGAGIKVSFRPSVAIVVGIFTMIFSLTFLLLMYAKFCHPSSSSPLPAAIPTAAAAAAGNDAAAAALAPAQAGVPKPVIEALPFFRFAALRGARQGMECSVCLARFDDADHLRLLPRCRHAFHLACVDRWLESNASCPLCRARVDDGDASLGFKYPSSASIVFGGHGLSSGRFDGDADAGSGRDLLDIFVERVPSARFAAGGAGPKQQADEEAASARAPPSPELDRHKHRIIVSDVVFKSRWSELNSADLIALDTEMLRSMSSGRFSFPDYSPEYNEAKLSLSAAGEEEAYGAVPTTTGETERKRLLVDGRSGGGRCSSSAAVDAAVPAAARMISSGVRSMSEIVSLPRLRGAARERLSEEENRRWLPIARRTARWFAGRARGEEGEPGAAGVHVAAAAHV is encoded by the coding sequence ATGGCGCTGCCGCCCcagctcttcctccctctcctcgcggTCGTCCTGTCCGCAGCGGCGTGCTCCGCCGCAGCGCAGCCGACCACCGCCGAGGCTGCTCCCGATAACAATAACACGCCGGGTGCCGGCATCAAGGTCTCGTTCCGCCCCAGCGTGGCCATCGTCGTCGGCATCTTCACCATGATCTTCTCCctcaccttcctcctcctcatgtACGCCAAGTTCTGTCAcccctcgtcctcctcgcccctgcccgccgcgatccccaccgccgccgccgccgccgcaggcaatgacgccgcggcggccgcgctggcgccggcgcaggCCGGCGTCCCCAAGCCGGTGATCGAGGCGCTGCCCTTCTTCCGGTTCGCGGCGCTGCGCGGGGCGCGCCAGGGGATGGAGTGCTCCGTGTGCCTCGCCCGCTTCGACGACGCcgaccacctccgcctcctcccgcgctgccgccacgccTTCCACCTCGCCTGCGTCGACCGCTGGCTCGAATCCAACGCCAGCTGCCCGCTCTGCCGGGCGCGCGTCGATGACGGCGACGCCTCGCTCGGGTTCAAGTACCCCTCCAGCGCCAGCATCGTATTCGGCGGCCACGGCCTGTCCTCCGGCCGCTtcgacggcgacgccgacgcgggGAGCGGGCGCGACCTCCTCGACATCTTCGTGGAGCGCGTGCCGTCCGCGAGGTTCGCCGCGGGAGGCGCCGGCCCGAAGCAGCAggcggacgaggaggcggcgtcggcgagggcgccgccgtcgccggagctggACAGGCACAAGCACCGCATCATCGTGTCGGACGTGGTGTTCAAGAGCCGGTGGAGCGAGCTCAACTCCGCCGACCTCATCGCCCTCGACACCGAGATGCTGCGCTCCATGTCCAGCGGCCGCTTCTCCTTCCCGGATTATTCCCCGGAGTACAACGAAGCCAAGCTATCACTATCAGcagcaggggaggaggaggcgtacGGTGCCGTGCCGACGACGACAGGGGAGACGGAGAGGAAGCGGCTGCTGGTGGACGGTCGAtcaggcggcgggcggtgcaGCAGCTCCGCGGCGGTcgacgccgccgtgccggcTGCGGCGAGGATGATATCCTCCGGGGTGCGGTCCATGTCGGAGATCGTGAGCCTGCCCCGgctgcgcggcgcggcgagggagcGGCTGTCGGAGGAGGAGAACCGGCGGTGGCTGCCGATCgcgcggcggacggcgcggtggttcgccggccgcgccaggggggaggagggggagccgggagcggcgggtgtccacgtcgccgcggcggcgcatgTGTGA